The Panicum virgatum strain AP13 chromosome 5K, P.virgatum_v5, whole genome shotgun sequence genome has a window encoding:
- the LOC120706947 gene encoding uncharacterized protein LOC120706947 gives MASSLVNLLLMEVAAIVSIVLLAILVVLSSYRRRSGHPALRLFVWAASTLFLPLVSYAVSAAAKWDAARVPLLLSWTVFLQILRNTIDTARSSTSNISSGGSTGSKFRPSVEQLARMGWVAFLIINSGGTAGSPQLTGVLLWLWVLSLLKLIHRLVAAELAKNSFAVGLNAYLVADYMKQIHGQAQAGEGGGDEVKVPPYFVMGEDKLHIEARPQGYRIDRASPPSLSIDGGGHGHLVTVDRIWRLSSSGDPLLTSCPHLKDLCLSFALFKLQLRRFIGCPLAEAGCHRAMAFVQDGLLSGSPERVFQVVETELSFLADFLYSKLSVFYASGWWFPVLNAILVLATWISCLAAGGAIVHDMMNRGTALAVDYLQLRSYLQDHDTVFHVIVGLDVLVSVSFIVVIVFTEGWEIASYVCSDWIKVSTVCEYARRPSWRKSPWARRKLGRVLRLRAMQQWDDRFCQISILQLRFCYCGCVSRQVDRIAKETVVVPAAVKCAVVETLRTNQGRLVNGELSLQRNGVADKLIWACRISAAGEDNAELELGSLSEQILVWHVATGLAELKRSQGARGRVDDGDNDGDGESEQVVVATRLSRYCAYLVALKPGLLPDHRVWTEELYEGVVEEVTRVLARCAGPVVRYERAATCLGGSMNATLKKASKLGRQLVEELADEELTWKVLAEFWAELILYLAPSENAMPHAKSLRSGGEFITVLWALLGHAGIVKRPESTGISV, from the coding sequence ATGGCCTCCAGCCTCGTCAATCTGCTCCTCATGGAGGTGGCGGCCATCGTCAGCATTGTCCTCCTCGCCATCCTCGTCGTGCTCAGCtcctaccgccgccgctccggccacCCGGCACTCCGCCTCTTCGTCTGGGCCGCCTCCACCCTCTTCCTCCCGCTCGTGTCCTACGCCGTCTCCGCCGCGGCGAAGTGGGACGCCGCGCGCGTGCCGCTCCTTCTCTCCTGGACCGTCTTCCTCCAGATCCTGCGCAACACCATTGACACCGCCCGCTCCTCCACCTCGAACATCAGCAGCGGTGGCTCCACCGGAAGCAAGTTCCGGCCCTCGGTCGAGCAGCTTGCCAGGATGGGGTGGGTAGCGTTCCTTATCATCAACAGCGGCGGCACCGCCGGGAGCCCGCAGCTCACCGGCGTCCTCCTTTGGCTGTGGGTGCTCAGCCTCCTCAAGCTCATCCACAGGCtcgtcgccgccgagctcgccaaGAACTCCTTCGCCGTCGGTCTCAACGCATACCTCGTCGCTGACTATATGAAGCAAATCCACGGGCAAGCTCAAgcaggcgaaggcggcggcgacgaggttaAGGTGCCTCCTTACTTTGTGATGGGTGAGGACAAACTCCACATTGAGGCGAGGCCGCAGGGGTACCGCATTGACCGGGCATCTCCGCCATCGCTGTCCATTGACGGCGGCGGGCATGGGCATCTCGTCACCGTCGACAGGATATGGCGGCTTTCCTCATCCGGCGACCCGCTCCTCACCTCTTGCCCGCACCTCAAGGATCTCTGCCTCTCTTTTGCCCTGTTCAAGCTTCAGCTCCGGCGGTTCATCGGGTGCCCACTCGCTGAGGCCGGCTGTCACCGTGCAATGGCGTTCGTGCAGGACGGGCTCCTCAGTGGGAGCCCCGAGCGGGTGTTCCAGGTGGTTGAGACCGAGCTGTCCTTCCTCGCCGACTTCCTCTACTCCAAGCTCTCCGTCTTCTACGCGAGCGGCTGGTGGTTCCCGGTGCTCAACGCGATCCTCGTGCTGGCCACGTGGATCagctgcctcgccgccggcggcgccatcgTGCACGACATGATGAACCGCGGCACGGCGCTCGCCGTGGACTACCTGCAACTCAGGAGCTACCTGCAAGACCACGACACCGTGTTCCACGTCATCGTCGGCCTCGACGTCCTCGTCTCCGTCTCCTTCATCGTCGTCATCGTGTTCACCGAGGGGTGGGAGATCGCCAGCTACGTCTGCTCCGACTGGATCAAGGTGTCCACCGTCTGCGAGTACGCGCGACGCCCGTCGTGGAGGAAGTCGCCGTGGGCGCGCCGGAAGCTCGGCCGCGTGCTCCGCCTCCGGGCCATGCAACAGTGGGACGACCGCTTCTGCCAGATATCCATCCTGCAGCTCCGGTTCTGCTACTGCGGCTGCGTCTCCCGGCAGGTTGACCGGATCGCCAAGGAGACCGTCGTcgtgccggcggcggtgaagtGTGCCGTCGTGGAGACGCTGAGAACAAACCAGGGCAGGCTCGTGAACGGCGAGCTGTCCTTGCAGCGCAACGGCGTGGCCGACAAGCTCATCTGGGCTTGCCGCATAAGCGCCGCCGGTGAAGACAATGCTGAGCTGGAGCTGGGCAGCCTATCCGAGCAGATCCTCGTGTGGCATGTCGCTACCGGGCTCGCCGAGCTCAAGCGCTCCCAGGGTGCTCGTGGCAGAGTCGACGACGGTGACAATGACGGCGATGGGGAGAGCGAGCAGGTGGTCGTTGCGACGCGGCTGTCCCGTTACTGCGCCTATCTGGTGGCGCTGAAGCCGGGGCTCCTGCCGGACCACCGCGTCTGGACGGAGGAGCTCTACGAGGgcgtggtggaggaggtgacgAGGGTGCTCGCGCGCTGCGCCGGGCCAGTGGTGCGGTACGAGCGCGCGGCGACGTGCCTCGGCGGGAGCATGAACGCGACGCTGAAGAAGGCGTCCAAGCTCGGGCGGCAGCtggtggaggagctcgccgacgaGGAGCTGACGTGGAAGGTGCTTGCCGAATTCTGGGCGGAGCTCATCCTCTACCTTGCGCCGTCAGAGAACGCGATGCCGCACGCCAAGTCGCTCCGCAGCGGTGGCGAGTTCATAACCGTGCTTTGGGCGTTGCTCGGTCACGCCGGCATTGTTAAGCGGCCAGAGAGCACGGGTATCTCAGTCTAA